DNA sequence from the Hyalangium ruber genome:
GGGTGCGCGAGCCCTCCAACTCCTCGGATCTCATCCCGGTCGACCAGATCGATCTCTTCGTGGTGCCCGGGCTGGGCTTCACGCGGGACGGCAAGCGGCTGGGACGCGGAGGTGGCTACTACGACGCCACCTTGAGAGCGGCCTCGGCGCGCAGCCGGCGCATCGGCCTGGCGTTCAATGATCAGATCGTCTCCTGGTTGCCGACGAACGGGGACGACGTGGACATGGATCTGGTGGTGACGGAGTCCGAGTCCCTGCGCGGCACGTACCGCGATTGGGACTTCCTGGACACGTAGCCAGAGGCTTCTGTTGTCTTCTGAGATGGGGTGGGCAGGCCAGTGTTGCTGGCGGCTCACCCCTTCTCTTTTGGCAGGCAGAAGGACGCCGCCCTGACCTGGCTTTCGGGTAAGGTGCGACGCGTCATGACCCAGGACCTGCTGCGTAAGGCGACTCCCGAAGAGCAGTTCGACGAAGTGACTCGCGGCACCGTGGATCTCCAGGTGGCCGAAGAGCTGAAGAAGAAGCTCGAGCGCTCGTACCGGGAGGGCAAGCCCCTCATCATCAAGGCGGGGTTCGATCCGAGCCGGCCGGACCTGCACCTGGGGCACTCGCTGCTGCTCACGCGCATGCGGCGCTTCCAGGACTTCGGGCACACGGTGGTGTTCCTGATTGGCGACTTCACGGCGCTGATTGGTGATCCCTCGGGCAAGAACGTCACGCGGCCTCCCCTCACCCGCGAAGAGGTGAAGGTGAACGCGGAGACGTACAAGGAGCAGGTCTTCAAGGTGCTGGACTCGCACCGCACGGTGGTGCGCTTCAACTCCGAGTGGCTCGACACGCTGGGCACCGAGGGGATGATCCGGCTCGCGTCGCGCTACTCGGTGCAGCGCATGCTGGAGCGCGACGACTTCAAGAAGCGCTTCCGGGACAACCGCTCCATCGCGATCCATGAGTTCCTGTACCCGCTGCTGCAGGGCTACGACTCGGTGGCGCTCAAGTCGGACGTGGAGCTGGGCGCGACGGATCAGCTCTTCAACCTGCTGGTGGGTCGGCAGTTGATGAAGGAGCAGAACATGGAGCCCCAGGTCATCATGACGGGGCCGATCCTGGAGGGCCTGGACGCGAAGCTGGTCGACGGGAAGATCTTCGGCGACAAGATGTCCAAGAGCCTGGACAACTACGTGGGCGTCAGTGAGTCGGCCGAGCAGATCTTCGGCAAGCTGATGAGCATCACGGACGACTTGATGTGGCGCTACTACGAGCTGCTGTCGCGCAAGCCGCTGAAGGAGCTCCAGGAGATGAAGGCGGCGGTGCAGTCGGGGCAGACGCACCCGAAGGCGGCGAAGGTGGCGTTCGCACAGGAGATCGCCGCGCGCTTCCAGGGAGAGGAGGCCGGGAAGAAGGCGGCGGAGGCCTTCGAGGCGCGCTTCGCGAACAAGCAGCTCGACACGGAGAGCCTGTCACTGGTGGAGGTGGCGATGGCGGGCGCGGCGAAGGTGCTCGTCACGAAGGTGCTGCCGGAGACGAAGCTGGTGGCCTCGGCGACGGAGGCGCGCAAGCTGATGGCCCAGGGCGGCGTGCGGGTGAACGGGGAGAAGGTGACGGACCCGAAGGCAGAGCTGGGGCCGGGCGAGTACCTCGTGCAAGTGGGCAAGCTGAAGGCGGCGAAGGTGAAGCTGGCGTAGCGGCGCGGCCTCGCGCGGGTGAATAAGCCAGGCCGGATGCGGTCCAAGCATCCGAGCCCGTGGCTCAAGGCTTCAGCCCTCCCAAGGTATGCTCCCGCGCGCCATGCTGCGTCTCCTTGCCCTGCTGCTGACCCTCTCCCTTCCCCTCTCCGCGCTGGCGGGCCCAGGGGCCTTCGTCTCCTCCACCCGAGTCGAGGCGGTGGACCAGCCGGAGTCGAAGAAGGTCGTCTTCACCGTGGAGCCGGACACGTCCTACCCGCTCCTCAAGAAGGGCGGGCCTGGGCGCAAGTGGTGCAAGCTGAAAGGCACCACGGCCGAGGGCTGGGTACTCTGCGACGGCGCGGAGGAGACAGCGGTGTCGGCGCAGCCGAGCGCGGTGGCGCTCGCGGCGGCGGACAAGCAAGTGAAGGTCGAGGCGGTGCCAGCGGTGGCGCGCGCCGCCTCGGGTTGCGCGACGACGTGCAACAGGCCTCCTCTCTTCTCGAAGCCCCCTGCCCTATCGGCGCTGGACCGGGAGGTCCTCGCGCTCTGCCCGGCGCGCCCGGACGTGTCGGTGAGCGCGGGGGACGTGCAGCGCTTCTTCTCCAAGCACTATGACGATGCGCGCATCCAGCGGGCGCTGGCGGCGGCCGGACGCACGCGCCAGGGCTCCGGCTCGAAGCAGGCCAACATCGAGTGGCTCACGAGCCTGTGGGTGAGCACGGGACCGCGCAACGCCTTCACGCACGTCTTCTGCGGCGACGACTGGCAGAAGGGGCCCATCGGCGGGCTGCACTTCCTGCCCCGCTACGCGCAGCTCGAGGCCGAGGGGAAGCTTTGCTACGACGGCCCGGCGCGCGGCGGTGAAGCGCTGAAGGGTGACCAGTACCTCATCACCTTCCGCGGCGTGGCGCCGTGGTCCTGCGGCGAAAAGAAGATCGGCGGCTTCCCGCGCTCCGAGGACGCGGTGAGCATCGCGGCCATCGGCACCCGGGCCTTCGTGCGCTGCTGCGCGCGGGATGGGGCCAAGAAGGAGGGCGGCGTCTACTCCGCGAAGGACCTTGGCGGCACTTCGTGGCAGGTCTACTGCGGCACGCGCAACGGTACCTACGGCATCGCCACGCTCTACCCCACCACCGATCGCCCCACCTGCTCCGAGTAGATTGAACTCGGAGTGCTCGTGCCCCTCTGCGCGAGCGTCCTCCTGCTTCGCAAGGAGGGCCTGCACCCCGGACGTCGCGCACTCCTGCTCGGAGGACTGGGGCTCGTGGCCCTTGCCCTCACGGCGTGGGCCACGAGCCTGTCTCGCTTCTAGCGGGCGCTGCCCACGGTGAGCACCGCGCCCGTCGAGTAGGCGGTGAACTCCGGTGCGTACATGGACTGCACCGTCGCGGGACCCACGCGGAACGTGCCCGCCATGTTCGCCCTCAGCCGGTACTTGAACGTGTACTCACCCACCGGCAGCCACTCGAAGAAGAAGTTCGTCCCCGAGTCCCGCGTCTCCTCGTACCAGACGATCCCCAGATCCCACTTGTGCCGGGACACCGCGCTCTCCGGCTCCAGTCCCGCCGCGCGGGGATCTCTCAGATGCACGTACTCGGCCGCGTGCTTCGTGCGCAGCGAGAGTTGCACCTCGACCTCGTCGCCCGGACTCAGCTTCGCCCCTTCCGCCAGCGGCTGGAGCACCGCCTCCTTCCCCTCGCGCACGCGCAGGAAGTAGCGCCGCGACACCTGGAAGAAGTCCCCGCGGTCCTCCGTGGGCAGCTTCTCCGTGGAGAAGTGCCACGTCGCCGAGGCGAACGCGAAGCCCTTCGTCGTCTTCTCCACCACCACCGTGCTGCTCTTCACCGGATCCACCTCGGGTCCGGGGATGAGGACCTGGTTCTTCTTGCCCGTGTACTTGTCCGGCTCGAAGACGAACTCCACCGACTTGTCCCCCACTGTCACCTTCGCGTCCTCGCGGACGCCCAGCGCCCCCTCCTGCTCCAGGTACTTCACCAGCGCGTAGATGGACTCCGCCGTGGCCCGCGTGGACTTCCAGTGGTTGAGCTTCTTGTCCAGCAGCAGCCACTGCACCAGCCCGTCCCGCCGCGCATCCTTGGGCTTGAGCTCGGTGAGCGTGCGCAGCGCGAAGGCATGCGTCTCCGTGGTGTCGTTGTACCAGAGCCAGCTCCGGTCCTCGGCCGCCCAGTACGTGCCCAGCTCCGGGCTCGTCTTCGCCGAGTCCATCACGCTCTCCCACACCCGCTCCGCGTCCTGCGTGCGCCCCGCCCGCTTGAGCGTCAGCGCCAGGTAGCCCTTGAGGTATGGCGAGTGCTTCTTCCAATGCTTGAAGGAGAACTCGAGGATGCGCTTGCGCTCCTCCGTGCTGAGCGCCTCGCCCGTGTAGCTGTTGTCCGGGAAGCTGGAGGCCACGTAGTTGAGGAAGGTGAGGAACTCCCAGCCCCGGTCCTCCTTCATCATCTTGTTGGCGTACTCCTCGCGGTAGTGGCGCGCGAGGTAGCTCCACGCCTGCCGCACCATGTCGGTGGGCACCTCCACCTTGTACTCGGCCGCCCGCGCCAATCCGTGGGTGATGTAGAGCGTCATATAAGGAGACGGAGGGCCCCCCGGCCACCAGGGGAAGCCGCCGCTCGACGTCTGGGCCTTGCGCAGCTTCGCCAGGGAGGCCTCGCGCTCGGCCTTCGCCACCGCCGGGTCCAGCACCTTCACCAGCGGGAGCCCCGTATCGGCCCCGCCCTGCGCCTCCTGCAGCCAGGGCGTCTCCTCCAGGCTCATCTTCCGGTTCGGATCGGCCGCGTCCCACGTCTCGAAGCGCGTGGGCCGCGCGCTCATGTCCTTGGCCATCTTCGCCACCGCCGGGTACTGGCCATAGAGGCTGGAGACGATGCCCGTGGAGACGAAGCGGTTGAGCGTCTGCTCCGTACACTCGTACGGGTAGTCCACCAGGTACGGCAGCGCCTGGAGCGCCGAGTAGAAGAGCTGCGCGTCCACGGTGACGACGAGCTGCTCGTTGATGCGGCTTGGGTCGTCATTGCGCTTGAGGTCCTCGAAGCTCATCACCTTGCGGTCCTTGCCGCGCAGGGTGACGAAGCGCGACTGCGCCAGGTGCATGCGTCCGGGCAGCACGGGCAGCGGGCGCAGCTCTCCGTCTCCCAGGTTGCCGGCGCGCGCGGTGACGCGGAAGGCCACCGAGCCCACCTTCGACGGCGTCGACAGCGGGAAGCGCAGCGAGGTCCCCTTGCCCGGCTCCACCGTGAAGGACTGGCTGGCCGTGGAGACACCGAAGCTGGAGAGCACGCTCTTCTCCGTCACGGTGTCGAGGATGTCCAGCGTGAGGGTGCCCTGCTGCCGCTGCTCGCTGGCGTTGTTGACCACCACCTCCAGCACCGCCTTGTCGCCCTCGCGCAGGAAGCGCGGGACGTAGGGCCGCACCATCAGCTCCTTCACGCTGCGCGCCGTGCGCTGCACCGCGCCGCCCTTCAAGTCGCGCGTCACCGCGTGGACCCAGGAGCTCCAGGCCGTCACCGAGTCCGGCACGGTGAACTCCAGCGTCGCCGAGCCGTCCTTGCCCATCAGCAGCTGGGGAATCCAGAAGGCCGTCTCCGCGAAGTTCGAGCGCGGCGGCTCCTGGGCTGCCTTCTCGGCGGGTGGAGCCGCCTTCCCCCCCAGCAACCCGAAGGCCGAATCGAGCTCGCTCTGGATGGGCTGCACGTTCCCCGCGAGGGTCTCCGTCGGCGGGCTGCCGGGCGGTGGCGGTGGCGGTGGCGCCATGGGGGCTGCTGCCGACGGGAGTGCCTCCGCACGCGCCATATTCTGATGGAGGACGCGACGCCTCCCTGGACCGCCGATGGCGTACCCCTCCTGGAAGCGGAGGCTGTCTTCCACCGGCGCGCTCCAATGGCGCACCTCGCCCAGACCCTGACCGTAGACCCAGCGCATGACGCCCACCCCAATCGAGGAGCGCAGGTCCACGCCGCTCGCCTGGGAGGGGTAGAGCCCGACCACCGAGGGCGGCACATGGGGGGCGAAGAGATCCAGCGACTGATCGTACATGTACGCGAGCAGCTCGGCGGCCCCCGCCTCCACCTTCGCGCCCTTGGGGCCCTTCACCGTCACCCGCCATGTCTCCTTCGCGCCGGGGCGCATGCGGTCCCGGAACGTCGTGAACTCGAGGCTCAGCTCCTTGTCGTCGTACGGCACGTGGACCGGCTGGGCGAAGCGCAGGAACTGGTAGTCGCGCACGCCCACCAGCACCACGGTGAAGCCGCCGCGCATCTGCTCCGTCACCGGCAGCT
Encoded proteins:
- a CDS encoding EndoU domain-containing protein; translation: MLRLLALLLTLSLPLSALAGPGAFVSSTRVEAVDQPESKKVVFTVEPDTSYPLLKKGGPGRKWCKLKGTTAEGWVLCDGAEETAVSAQPSAVALAAADKQVKVEAVPAVARAASGCATTCNRPPLFSKPPALSALDREVLALCPARPDVSVSAGDVQRFFSKHYDDARIQRALAAAGRTRQGSGSKQANIEWLTSLWVSTGPRNAFTHVFCGDDWQKGPIGGLHFLPRYAQLEAEGKLCYDGPARGGEALKGDQYLITFRGVAPWSCGEKKIGGFPRSEDAVSIAAIGTRAFVRCCARDGAKKEGGVYSAKDLGGTSWQVYCGTRNGTYGIATLYPTTDRPTCSE
- the tyrS gene encoding tyrosine--tRNA ligase, whose translation is MTQDLLRKATPEEQFDEVTRGTVDLQVAEELKKKLERSYREGKPLIIKAGFDPSRPDLHLGHSLLLTRMRRFQDFGHTVVFLIGDFTALIGDPSGKNVTRPPLTREEVKVNAETYKEQVFKVLDSHRTVVRFNSEWLDTLGTEGMIRLASRYSVQRMLERDDFKKRFRDNRSIAIHEFLYPLLQGYDSVALKSDVELGATDQLFNLLVGRQLMKEQNMEPQVIMTGPILEGLDAKLVDGKIFGDKMSKSLDNYVGVSESAEQIFGKLMSITDDLMWRYYELLSRKPLKELQEMKAAVQSGQTHPKAAKVAFAQEIAARFQGEEAGKKAAEAFEARFANKQLDTESLSLVEVAMAGAAKVLVTKVLPETKLVASATEARKLMAQGGVRVNGEKVTDPKAELGPGEYLVQVGKLKAAKVKLA